One part of the uncultured Bacteroides sp. genome encodes these proteins:
- a CDS encoding sialate O-acetylesterase: MKNKLSCLMLFALLTLGANAKVKLPEILGNNMVLQQNTKVKLWGESTPNKTISVKVSWSKNSVQTQSDKDGKWLLWISTPKGSYDSREISISDGESVTLKNILIGEVWFCSGQSNMEMPLNGFWNCPIMNANETIANAGLNKGIRFATVPKTPSFTPQTSCPGKWQVCNPETAALFSATAYHFATSLNRALDVPVGVINCSWGGSKVESWTNKEILETYKDIDLSNEGINNVRDYLRPLLMYNGMLKPLTNYTIKGFLWYQGESNVGNQDTYAQRLANMVELWRKDWGLGNLPFYFVEIAPYQYGEGEPGAYLREAQYKAQSLIPNSGMISTNDLVEEYEAANIHPRNKTLVGKRLCYMALNKTYGYSTVACNGPEYKSMEVKDGKAYLSFNYTQDGFSREKGINGFEVAGADKVFYPAIATVDLNNKIVIVSSENVKEPVAVRYCFRNFQIGNLYNNRELPMVPFRTDNY, encoded by the coding sequence ATGAAAAACAAATTAAGTTGTCTAATGCTGTTTGCTCTTCTTACTTTAGGAGCAAATGCAAAAGTAAAATTGCCAGAGATTCTAGGCAATAACATGGTATTGCAACAAAACACAAAAGTAAAACTCTGGGGAGAATCAACTCCAAATAAAACGATTTCTGTTAAAGTATCCTGGAGCAAAAATAGTGTTCAAACTCAATCTGATAAAGATGGTAAGTGGCTATTGTGGATATCAACTCCAAAGGGTAGCTATGACAGCAGAGAAATATCAATTTCAGATGGTGAGAGTGTTACTTTAAAAAATATATTGATCGGTGAAGTGTGGTTTTGCTCCGGACAATCAAATATGGAAATGCCACTAAACGGCTTTTGGAATTGTCCAATCATGAACGCAAACGAAACAATTGCTAATGCCGGACTAAATAAAGGAATCAGATTTGCAACAGTACCCAAAACTCCAAGCTTCACACCGCAGACTTCCTGCCCAGGTAAATGGCAGGTTTGTAATCCGGAAACTGCAGCCTTGTTCAGTGCAACCGCTTATCATTTTGCCACTTCACTGAATCGTGCTCTTGATGTTCCGGTAGGTGTTATTAATTGTAGCTGGGGAGGTTCAAAGGTAGAAAGCTGGACTAACAAGGAAATTCTTGAAACATATAAGGATATTGATTTATCTAATGAAGGCATAAACAATGTTCGTGATTATTTAAGACCATTGCTTATGTATAATGGAATGCTTAAACCATTAACTAATTATACTATTAAAGGATTCTTGTGGTATCAAGGTGAATCGAATGTGGGAAACCAAGATACTTATGCACAAAGATTAGCAAACATGGTAGAATTATGGCGCAAAGATTGGGGACTGGGCAATCTACCTTTCTATTTCGTTGAAATAGCTCCTTATCAATATGGAGAAGGAGAGCCGGGAGCTTATTTGAGAGAAGCTCAATATAAAGCACAATCTTTAATTCCTAATAGTGGAATGATTTCCACAAATGATTTGGTTGAAGAATATGAAGCAGCCAATATTCATCCAAGAAATAAAACTTTGGTAGGGAAACGTCTTTGCTATATGGCTTTAAATAAGACTTATGGCTATAGCACCGTTGCATGCAATGGTCCGGAATATAAATCAATGGAAGTAAAAGATGGTAAAGCTTATCTTAGTTTCAATTATACCCAGGACGGCTTTAGTCGCGAAAAAGGAATCAATGGATTTGAAGTTGCAGGAGCTGACAAAGTATTCTATCCGGCTATCGCAACTGTAGACTTAAATAACAAAATTGTTATTGTATCCAGCGAAAATGTAAAAGAGCCGGTAGCTGTCAGATACTGTTTCCGTAATTTCCAGATAGGAAATCTGTATAACAATAGAGAACTGCCAATGGTACCTTTCCGCACAGATAATTACTAA
- a CDS encoding glycoside hydrolase family 97 protein, whose protein sequence is MNKKLLTIVFCSLFAQIGLAQKTQSVSSPDGKIQTTISIGDKITYTVTSNNQTVIASSPISMTLNSGEVWGKNAKLDKSTKRIINQKITSPFYKRSQITDHCNELTLRFKKDWAIKFRVYNDGVAYRFISYRKMPFTVQNEEVKYNFANDCPATVPYVRLDGVSNYKDFEKQLHNSFENTYTTDNLSKLDSNRLIFLPLVVEAGNGIKVCITEADLESYPGLYLNKAQDGNSLNGVFAPYPKSTEQGGHNMLQFRVKERENFIAKVNGAREFPWRVAIITSEDKQFAESDMTYKLAAPSRVADYSWVKPGKVAWDWWNDWNIYNVDFEAGINNDTYKYYIDFASANRLEYVILDEGWAVNLKCDLMQVVPEINIKELVDYAAKKNVGIILWAGFHAFNRDMENVCKYYSELGVKGFKVDFMDRDDQEIVDFNYRAAATCAKYHLILDLHGMYKPAGLNRTYPNVLNFEGVHGLEQLKWSPATTNMVKYDVTIPFVRMAAGPMDYTQGAMRNAAKGNYAPINSEPMSQGTRCHQLGLYVILESPFNMLCDNPSNYMRETECLDFITKIPTVWDDTKVLDGKIGEYIVTQRRSGNNFYVGGLTDWTPRDLSINFSFLGKGDYKATVFKDGKNAHRAGRDYKKEDLIVNASSTLNIHLAPGGGFAIKLEKIN, encoded by the coding sequence ATGAATAAGAAATTACTTACAATTGTATTCTGTAGTCTTTTTGCACAAATAGGTTTGGCACAAAAAACACAGTCTGTCTCATCTCCCGACGGAAAGATACAAACAACCATATCAATCGGAGATAAAATAACCTATACAGTAACCAGTAATAATCAAACAGTCATTGCATCCTCTCCTATATCCATGACTCTGAATTCAGGAGAAGTATGGGGAAAAAATGCAAAGCTTGATAAAAGCACAAAAAGAATAATAAATCAGAAAATCACTTCGCCATTCTATAAAAGATCGCAGATAACAGATCACTGTAATGAACTGACTCTTCGCTTTAAAAAAGACTGGGCTATAAAGTTCAGGGTATATAATGACGGCGTTGCATATCGCTTTATCAGCTATAGAAAGATGCCATTCACTGTTCAGAATGAAGAGGTAAAATATAATTTCGCGAATGATTGTCCAGCAACAGTTCCTTATGTTCGCCTGGATGGAGTAAGTAATTATAAAGACTTTGAGAAGCAATTACATAATTCATTCGAGAATACTTATACCACAGATAATTTATCAAAATTAGACAGTAACAGACTGATATTTCTTCCGTTAGTAGTAGAAGCTGGTAATGGTATTAAAGTTTGTATTACAGAAGCTGATTTGGAAAGTTATCCGGGACTTTATCTTAATAAGGCTCAAGATGGTAATTCTTTAAATGGAGTTTTTGCACCTTATCCTAAGAGTACAGAACAAGGTGGACATAATATGTTGCAATTTAGGGTAAAAGAACGCGAAAACTTTATAGCTAAGGTAAATGGTGCACGCGAGTTTCCCTGGCGTGTAGCAATTATTACTTCGGAAGATAAGCAATTTGCAGAAAGCGATATGACTTATAAACTTGCAGCTCCTTCGAGAGTAGCTGACTATTCATGGGTAAAACCTGGAAAGGTAGCATGGGACTGGTGGAACGACTGGAATATATATAATGTAGATTTCGAAGCCGGGATAAATAACGACACCTATAAATACTACATTGATTTTGCTTCTGCAAACAGATTGGAATATGTTATTCTTGACGAAGGATGGGCTGTTAATCTAAAATGTGATTTAATGCAGGTTGTGCCGGAAATTAATATCAAGGAACTTGTTGACTATGCAGCAAAAAAGAATGTTGGTATTATACTTTGGGCAGGGTTTCATGCTTTTAACCGTGATATGGAAAATGTATGCAAATACTATTCTGAGCTTGGAGTTAAAGGATTTAAAGTAGATTTTATGGACCGGGACGATCAGGAGATAGTAGACTTTAACTATCGTGCTGCAGCCACTTGTGCCAAGTATCATCTTATTCTTGACCTTCACGGAATGTATAAACCAGCCGGACTAAACCGCACCTACCCTAATGTTCTTAACTTTGAAGGAGTTCATGGACTGGAACAATTGAAATGGTCGCCCGCCACAACCAACATGGTTAAGTATGATGTAACCATACCTTTTGTTCGTATGGCGGCCGGACCAATGGATTATACCCAGGGAGCCATGCGTAATGCAGCAAAAGGTAATTATGCCCCTATCAACTCAGAACCTATGAGTCAGGGAACCCGATGCCATCAACTAGGTTTATATGTTATTCTGGAATCTCCATTCAATATGTTGTGTGATAATCCATCAAACTATATGCGTGAAACAGAATGCCTGGACTTTATTACCAAAATTCCTACCGTATGGGACGATACTAAAGTATTGGATGGAAAAATCGGTGAATACATTGTTACCCAAAGAAGATCTGGAAATAATTTCTATGTTGGAGGATTAACTGATTGGACTCCACGCGATCTCTCAATTAATTTCTCTTTCTTAGGAAAAGGAGACTATAAAGCCACTGTTTTCAAAGATGGGAAAAATGCTCACCGTGCCGGTCGGGATTACAAGAAAGAAGATTTGATTGTTAATGCTTCCTCTACTTTGAACATTCATTTAGCTCCCGGAGGAGGATTTGCTATAAAACTGGAGAAAATAAATTAG
- a CDS encoding DUF4494 domain-containing protein: protein MMHTWFECKIRYEKVMENGMNKKVTEPYLVDALSFTEAEARIIEEISPFISGEFTVADIKRANYSELFNDETGDRWFRCKLQFVTLDEKSGAEKKTSTNVLVQAGDLREAVKNLDEGMKGTMADYVIASVSETAIMDVYPYSSEPDVKPEFPQAGENQ, encoded by the coding sequence ATGATGCACACTTGGTTTGAATGCAAAATCCGTTACGAAAAAGTAATGGAAAACGGGATGAATAAAAAGGTTACTGAGCCATATTTGGTTGATGCTCTAAGTTTTACAGAAGCAGAAGCTCGTATCATTGAAGAGATTTCTCCGTTTATTTCGGGAGAATTTACAGTAGCTGATATTAAAAGAGCTAACTACAGCGAACTTTTTAACGATGAAACAGGCGACCGTTGGTTTAGATGTAAGCTACAATTCGTTACTCTTGATGAGAAAAGTGGTGCAGAAAAGAAGACTTCTACCAACGTACTCGTTCAGGCAGGCGACCTTCGCGAAGCAGTTAAAAACCTGGATGAAGGAATGAAAGGAACTATGGCCGATTACGTTATTGCATCTGTGTCTGAAACCGCAATCATGGATGTTTATCCATACTCTTCAGAGCCTGATGTAAAACCGGAATTTCCACAAGCAGGAGAAAATCAATAA
- a CDS encoding AMP-binding protein, with amino-acid sequence MEQSFIAFIENSIKKNWDLDALTDYKGATLQYKDVARKIEKLHIILEESGIKKGDRVAICGRNSSFWAVSFLAVVTYGAVAVPILHEFKADNVHNLVNHSEAKLLFVGDVVWENLNEAAMPLLEGIVLMNDFSLLVSRTEKLTHARNHLNEMFGQKFPKNFRPEHVSYYKDKPDELALINYTSGTTSYSKGVMLPYRSLWSNMTFAHEVLTLNAGDSIVSMLPLAHMYGMAFEFLYEFSVGCHIYFLTRIPTPKIIFQAFAEIKPHLVVAVPLIIEKIIKKSILPKLETPTMKILMKVPIINDKIKATIREQMINAFGGQFAEIIIGGAAFNKEIEQFLKMIEFPYTVGYGMTECGPIIAYEDWKKFKMGSCGKAAPRMVVKIDSPDPENIAGEIITKGDNVMLGYFKNEEATAQVIDKDGWLHTGDMGVIDAEGNITIKGRSKNMLLSASGQNIYPEEIEDLLNNLPYVSESLIVSQNDKLVGLVYPDFDDAFAHGLTNEDIEKVMEENRMELNSMLPAYSQISKMKIYPEEFEKTPKRSIKRFLYTEAKG; translated from the coding sequence ATGGAACAAAGTTTTATAGCGTTCATAGAAAATAGCATTAAAAAGAATTGGGACTTAGATGCCCTGACTGACTATAAAGGAGCTACACTCCAATACAAAGATGTAGCCAGAAAAATCGAAAAGTTACATATTATATTAGAAGAAAGCGGCATCAAAAAAGGTGATAGAGTCGCTATTTGCGGAAGAAACAGTTCTTTTTGGGCAGTTTCTTTTCTAGCTGTGGTTACGTACGGAGCTGTGGCTGTTCCTATTCTTCACGAATTTAAAGCAGACAATGTTCACAACCTCGTGAACCATTCAGAAGCTAAATTGCTTTTTGTTGGAGATGTGGTGTGGGAGAACCTGAATGAAGCCGCAATGCCTTTACTCGAAGGTATTGTATTGATGAACGACTTTTCATTACTTGTGTCCCGTACAGAGAAACTTACCCATGCACGCAATCATTTGAATGAGATGTTCGGACAAAAGTTTCCTAAAAATTTCCGTCCGGAGCATGTTTCTTACTATAAAGATAAACCAGATGAACTGGCGCTTATCAACTATACTTCAGGAACAACAAGTTATTCAAAAGGTGTGATGTTGCCTTACCGCAGCTTGTGGTCGAACATGACTTTTGCACACGAAGTTCTGACATTGAACGCTGGTGACAGCATCGTTTCTATGCTTCCGTTAGCGCATATGTATGGAATGGCATTTGAATTTCTTTATGAATTCTCTGTGGGGTGCCATATTTACTTCCTCACAAGAATACCGACTCCAAAGATTATATTCCAGGCTTTCGCCGAAATTAAGCCTCATCTTGTTGTAGCAGTACCTTTGATTATCGAAAAGATTATCAAGAAGAGCATTCTGCCAAAACTGGAAACTCCAACAATGAAAATTTTAATGAAGGTTCCAATTATCAATGATAAGATAAAAGCAACAATCCGCGAGCAGATGATAAATGCATTTGGCGGTCAGTTCGCAGAAATTATCATCGGAGGTGCAGCTTTTAACAAAGAGATTGAGCAATTCCTTAAAATGATTGAATTTCCATACACTGTAGGTTATGGAATGACAGAATGCGGACCAATTATTGCTTACGAGGACTGGAAAAAATTCAAGATGGGTTCTTGCGGTAAAGCTGCTCCACGAATGGTGGTAAAGATTGATTCTCCTGATCCTGAAAATATTGCAGGCGAAATTATTACCAAAGGTGACAATGTTATGCTGGGATACTTCAAAAACGAAGAGGCAACCGCTCAGGTTATCGACAAAGATGGCTGGTTGCACACCGGCGACATGGGAGTTATTGACGCCGAAGGAAATATTACCATCAAAGGACGTAGTAAAAATATGCTTCTCAGCGCATCCGGACAAAATATTTATCCGGAAGAAATAGAAGATTTACTCAATAACCTTCCTTATGTTTCTGAATCCCTCATTGTTTCACAGAATGATAAACTGGTAGGACTTGTTTATCCTGACTTTGACGATGCATTTGCTCACGGTTTAACTAACGAAGATATTGAAAAAGTGATGGAAGAAAACCGTATGGAACTAAACTCTATGCTTCCAGCCTACAGTCAAATAAGCAAAATGAAGATTTATCCGGAAGAGTTTGAAAAGACTCCTAAAAGAAGTATTAAGAGATTCCTTTATACTGAAGCTAAAGGATAA
- a CDS encoding dihydroorotate dehydrogenase-like protein codes for MIDLRTEFAGLHLKNPLIVSSSGLTGSVEKNERLELAGAGAIVLKSLFEEQIMLKAEQTNEQAYIPEGGNFLTEHIHEKDLSDYLKLIQESKKNCSIPIIASINCCTDKEWVEFAHKIELAGADALELNILSIQASPYYECGEFEKKHISILKNVKSKIRIPVIVKLGTHLTNPVSLINKLRAHGAEGIVLFNRLYQTDIDIKKLEYISGEVLSSPGDLTASLRWIGISSATVSNIDYAASGGVHSAEAAIKSILVGASAVELCSVIYKTGSQCIRPMLKTIENWMADKGFENISQFKGLMRAKDVNCASMYERTQFLRYFSER; via the coding sequence ATGATAGACCTAAGAACAGAATTCGCGGGATTACATTTAAAAAATCCCTTAATTGTTAGTAGTTCAGGACTGACAGGTAGTGTAGAAAAGAATGAAAGGCTGGAACTGGCAGGAGCCGGAGCCATAGTGCTTAAATCGCTTTTCGAGGAACAGATCATGTTAAAAGCTGAACAAACGAATGAGCAAGCATACATTCCGGAAGGTGGCAATTTTCTGACTGAGCATATCCATGAAAAAGATTTATCCGATTATCTGAAACTTATTCAGGAAAGTAAGAAGAACTGCTCAATACCTATTATTGCCAGCATAAATTGTTGTACGGACAAAGAATGGGTTGAGTTTGCTCATAAAATTGAGCTGGCAGGTGCTGATGCCCTTGAACTGAATATATTAAGTATTCAGGCTTCTCCATATTATGAATGTGGAGAATTTGAGAAAAAGCATATCAGCATTTTAAAGAATGTAAAGAGCAAGATACGGATTCCAGTTATTGTAAAGCTTGGTACACATCTTACTAACCCTGTGTCATTAATTAATAAGCTGAGGGCTCACGGTGCTGAAGGAATAGTGCTATTCAATCGTTTATATCAAACAGATATTGATATAAAGAAGTTAGAGTATATTTCAGGAGAAGTTTTGAGTTCTCCAGGTGATCTAACCGCATCTTTAAGATGGATTGGAATCTCGTCTGCCACAGTTAGCAATATTGATTATGCTGCTTCCGGAGGAGTACACAGTGCCGAAGCTGCAATTAAATCTATTCTTGTGGGAGCATCGGCCGTAGAGCTTTGCAGTGTTATCTACAAAACAGGTAGCCAATGCATCCGTCCAATGCTGAAAACTATAGAAAACTGGATGGCAGATAAAGGGTTTGAAAATATTTCTCAATTCAAAGGATTAATGAGAGCCAAAGATGTGAATTGCGCAAGCATGTACGAAAGGACTCAATTCCTTAGATATTTCAGTGAAAGATAA
- a CDS encoding YggS family pyridoxal phosphate-dependent enzyme has translation MSIKSNLLDVLSELPERVRLVAVSKFNPKESIMEAYDAGQRIFGESKVQEMTDKYEALPKDIEWHFIGHLQTNKIKYIVPYVSMIHGVDSYKLLCEINKQAEKARRIIPCLLQIHIAQEETKFGFSFDECKDMLANEEWKKLTHISIQGLMGMATYTDSTKQIEAEFCSLSSFFTEVKQSYFDQKPDFKEISMGMSHDYPMAIVAGSTLVRVGSKIFGERIY, from the coding sequence ATGAGCATTAAAAGCAATTTACTGGATGTACTTTCAGAACTCCCCGAAAGAGTAAGGTTGGTAGCTGTTTCCAAATTCAATCCCAAAGAATCAATTATGGAAGCATATGACGCCGGGCAACGAATTTTCGGAGAAAGTAAAGTGCAGGAAATGACAGATAAATACGAAGCTCTGCCAAAAGATATCGAATGGCATTTTATTGGTCACTTGCAGACTAATAAAATAAAGTATATTGTGCCTTATGTTTCCATGATTCATGGAGTTGACAGTTATAAATTACTTTGCGAAATCAATAAACAGGCAGAAAAAGCCAGACGAATAATTCCTTGCTTATTACAGATTCATATTGCACAAGAAGAAACTAAGTTTGGTTTCAGTTTTGATGAATGCAAAGATATGTTAGCCAACGAAGAATGGAAAAAGCTTACCCATATATCCATCCAAGGATTAATGGGTATGGCAACATACACTGATTCTACAAAACAAATTGAGGCTGAATTTTGTTCTTTAAGTAGTTTCTTTACCGAGGTAAAGCAATCTTACTTTGACCAAAAACCGGACTTTAAAGAAATATCTATGGGCATGTCTCATGATTATCCTATGGCTATTGTCGCAGGTAGCACTTTAGTTCGTGTGGGAAGTAAGATCTTCGGAGAAAGGATTTACTAA